Proteins from a genomic interval of bacterium:
- the nuoL gene encoding NADH-quinone oxidoreductase subunit L, translating into MTDAIVLVPLFPLLAVLANLLFGRNMSEKAVGIMGSGAVGASFLAAAASVWGLISLDPGHRVVEVILYQWFSSGVFAVDIGFLLDPLSSVMILVVCGVGFLIHVYSIGYMHNDKGFSRYFLYLNLFVFAMLLLVLGNSYLLLFVGWEGVGLCSYLLIGFWYHKDSASEAGKKAFIVNRIGDFGFMLGMLFIAVTFGTLNFTRVFAEAPNHFHTGDPLIILITLLLFLGACGKSAQIPLHIWLPDAMEGPTPVSALIHAATMVTAGVYMVCRSHVLYNLAPETLLVVAVVGCLTAFFAGTIALVQNDIKRVLAYSTVSQLGYMFLAAGVGAYTAAIFHLMTHAFFKALLFLGAGSVIHALSDEQDIRKMGGLRKIMPTTYKTFVIASLAIAGIPPLAGFMSKDEILYSTFNSTHPGIAPILLWSMGLLTAFMTAFYMFRLVFKTFHGESRMDPEVEAHAHESPSVITVPLSILAVLSAFGGFLGIPIFLKANVIHNWLGPLFEAAGGHGEEAGGVVHHSLTTELGLMVLSVAVATGGILLALNIILKRPQVAEGVRNSFGFLYDLFLNKWWVDELYEMVIVGPLRWIAGIFWTEFDGKGIDGTLHGIGGGALRSGGFLSKLQTGFIQNYALSMAGGLVFVLLWVLF; encoded by the coding sequence ATGACTGATGCCATAGTCCTGGTTCCACTATTCCCCCTGTTGGCTGTTCTGGCTAACCTTCTTTTCGGCAGGAACATGTCCGAGAAGGCGGTCGGCATCATGGGCAGCGGCGCAGTGGGCGCTTCTTTTCTCGCGGCTGCGGCCTCCGTGTGGGGGCTGATCAGCCTGGACCCGGGCCACCGGGTTGTTGAGGTGATCCTTTACCAGTGGTTCAGCTCCGGAGTTTTCGCGGTTGACATCGGGTTCCTGCTGGATCCCCTTTCCTCTGTTATGATCCTCGTGGTTTGCGGGGTCGGGTTCCTTATCCACGTTTACTCCATAGGCTACATGCACAACGATAAGGGGTTTTCCAGGTACTTCCTCTACCTGAACCTGTTCGTGTTTGCCATGCTGCTGCTGGTTCTGGGAAACAGCTACCTTCTGCTCTTCGTCGGTTGGGAAGGGGTGGGTCTTTGCTCTTACCTCCTCATCGGGTTCTGGTACCATAAGGACAGCGCCTCCGAGGCTGGCAAAAAAGCGTTTATCGTTAACCGCATAGGTGACTTCGGGTTCATGCTGGGGATGCTGTTCATTGCCGTGACCTTCGGGACCCTCAACTTTACCAGGGTGTTCGCCGAGGCGCCCAATCATTTTCATACGGGTGATCCCCTTATTATCCTCATTACACTGCTGCTCTTCCTCGGGGCCTGCGGCAAGTCGGCACAGATCCCCCTGCACATCTGGCTCCCGGATGCCATGGAGGGCCCCACCCCTGTATCGGCCCTTATTCACGCGGCCACCATGGTCACGGCGGGTGTGTACATGGTCTGCCGCAGTCATGTACTTTATAACCTGGCTCCGGAAACTCTCCTGGTGGTAGCCGTCGTAGGGTGCCTCACGGCCTTTTTCGCAGGAACCATCGCCCTGGTCCAGAACGACATCAAACGTGTCCTTGCCTATTCCACAGTGAGTCAGCTCGGCTACATGTTCCTGGCCGCCGGGGTGGGTGCCTATACCGCGGCGATCTTCCACCTCATGACCCACGCCTTCTTTAAAGCGCTTCTCTTTCTTGGCGCCGGGAGCGTGATCCATGCCCTGTCCGACGAGCAGGATATCCGGAAGATGGGCGGGCTGCGGAAGATCATGCCCACGACATACAAAACCTTCGTGATAGCGTCCCTTGCCATCGCGGGGATCCCGCCCCTCGCGGGCTTCATGTCCAAGGATGAGATCCTTTATTCGACCTTTAATTCAACCCATCCGGGTATCGCGCCCATCCTTCTCTGGTCGATGGGGCTTCTCACCGCTTTCATGACGGCTTTCTACATGTTCCGCCTGGTCTTCAAAACTTTCCACGGGGAGTCTCGCATGGATCCTGAGGTAGAGGCCCATGCCCACGAATCGCCCTCGGTGATAACGGTGCCCCTTTCAATCCTCGCTGTCCTTTCAGCTTTCGGCGGGTTCCTGGGGATACCCATTTTCCTCAAGGCCAACGTCATACACAACTGGCTAGGCCCACTATTTGAGGCCGCAGGAGGGCATGGCGAGGAAGCAGGCGGGGTTGTCCATCACAGCCTCACCACCGAACTGGGCCTGATGGTTCTATCGGTAGCCGTCGCCACAGGAGGTATCCTCCTGGCACTGAACATCATTCTCAAGCGGCCCCAGGTGGCGGAGGGTGTCCGAAACAGCTTTGGCTTCCTCTACGACCTGTTCCTTAACAAATGGTGGGTCGACGAGCTTTACGAAATGGTTATCGTGGGGCCCTTGCGCTGGATAGCCGGGATCTTCTGGACTGAGTTTGATGGAAAAGGGATCGACGGGACACTCCACGGTATTGGCGGAGGAGCCCTGCGTTCCGGTGGGTTCCTTTCAAAGCTCCAGACAGGATTTATACAGAACTATGCTCTTTCCATGGCGGGAGGGCTTGTTTTTGTACTTCTGTGGGTGCTGTTTTAA